A genomic segment from Candidatus Viadribacter manganicus encodes:
- the asnB gene encoding asparagine synthase (glutamine-hydrolyzing), with translation MCGIAGIIGAPEGARALIEAIAHRGPNGIRVEESERYSLAHARLSIIDLEGGWQPLHAAGSTIIGNGEIYNYIELAGDFQLKQKLSTGSDFEPLLHIYAQEGEAAFDRLRGMYAFCLIGVDGRTWLVRDPFGIKPLYVHAQGGAVAFSSEPRSFGQAQVSTAISNQVAALHYTLENETAWPGVIRLEPGEIIEVIHGVPKRHRVRSALPSQRARISEEASAIAELDRVFEDSIKVHQRSDVPYGLFLSGGIDSATVATMMARLNTRPVVAYTCGFDADGARDERAQAERIARQLNLDWNNVSFGEEDFWSIAPQVAWAMDDPVADYACLPTYKLAEQAKKRLTVVLTGEGGDELFGGYSRYRRAQRPKWLGGRVAEPQTDAIFGNGAIEAWRKHASQFAGLTTLQQAQCADIVTWLPNDLLLKLDRMLMAHGLEGRTPFLDSEVAAFAFHLPDNFKTRGKFGKYILRAWLEKNCPAAEPWAKKKGFTVPVAAWIAPRSGDLAQTLPNVEAVRAAASADTIRAIFTDETHAALRYPMLFLGLWGRIHTEGATPDEALKSLIS, from the coding sequence ATGTGCGGCATCGCCGGGATCATCGGCGCACCCGAGGGCGCACGTGCACTTATCGAAGCTATCGCACATCGTGGACCAAACGGCATTCGCGTTGAGGAGAGCGAGCGCTATTCGCTGGCGCACGCGCGACTCTCGATCATCGATCTTGAAGGCGGTTGGCAGCCGTTGCACGCAGCGGGCTCAACCATCATCGGCAACGGAGAGATCTACAATTACATCGAGCTCGCCGGAGACTTCCAACTCAAGCAAAAGCTCTCTACCGGCTCGGATTTCGAGCCGTTGCTGCACATCTACGCACAGGAAGGCGAAGCCGCATTCGACCGCCTGCGCGGCATGTATGCGTTTTGCTTGATCGGCGTCGATGGGCGAACTTGGCTGGTGCGCGATCCTTTCGGAATTAAACCGCTTTACGTTCATGCACAGGGCGGCGCCGTTGCGTTTTCATCAGAGCCTCGCTCGTTTGGGCAAGCGCAGGTGAGCACGGCGATCTCAAACCAGGTCGCCGCGCTCCACTATACGCTCGAGAACGAAACAGCATGGCCCGGTGTCATTCGTCTCGAACCGGGCGAGATCATCGAAGTGATCCATGGCGTCCCCAAGCGCCACCGGGTGCGCTCGGCGCTGCCCTCACAACGGGCGCGGATCAGCGAAGAGGCCTCTGCAATCGCCGAACTCGATCGCGTTTTCGAAGATTCAATCAAGGTTCACCAGCGCTCAGACGTCCCCTACGGCCTCTTCCTCTCCGGCGGTATCGATAGCGCGACTGTCGCCACCATGATGGCGCGCCTAAATACCCGCCCTGTCGTCGCCTACACCTGCGGGTTCGACGCCGACGGCGCACGCGATGAGAGAGCGCAAGCCGAGCGCATTGCGCGCCAACTCAATCTCGATTGGAACAATGTAAGTTTTGGCGAAGAGGATTTTTGGTCAATCGCACCCCAGGTCGCATGGGCGATGGACGATCCCGTCGCGGACTATGCTTGCCTGCCGACATACAAGCTCGCGGAGCAAGCCAAGAAGCGACTGACTGTCGTGCTGACCGGCGAAGGCGGCGACGAGCTGTTCGGCGGCTATTCCCGCTACCGGCGCGCCCAGCGTCCAAAGTGGCTGGGCGGGCGCGTTGCCGAACCGCAAACCGACGCAATCTTCGGCAATGGCGCCATAGAAGCTTGGCGCAAACATGCGTCCCAGTTCGCTGGCCTCACCACGCTTCAGCAAGCGCAGTGCGCCGATATCGTCACCTGGCTGCCGAACGATCTACTTTTGAAGCTGGATCGGATGCTGATGGCCCATGGTCTCGAGGGTCGCACGCCGTTTCTCGATTCTGAAGTCGCAGCCTTCGCCTTCCACTTGCCCGACAATTTCAAAACCCGCGGCAAGTTCGGCAAATACATCCTGCGTGCGTGGCTCGAGAAAAACTGCCCCGCCGCCGAACCATGGGCGAAGAAAAAGGGCTTCACTGTGCCCGTCGCCGCTTGGATTGCGCCACGCTCTGGCGACCTCGCACAAACGTTGCCAAACGTCGAAGCCGTCCGCGCCGCGGCAAGCGCCGACACGATCCGCGCGATCTTCACCGACGAAACGCACGCAGCACTCCGCTATCCAATGCTGTTCTTAGGTTTGTGGGGCCGCATCCACACAGAAGGCGCAACGCCGGACGAAGCCCTAAAGAGCCTCATCTCGTGA